The proteins below come from a single Nocardiopsis gilva YIM 90087 genomic window:
- a CDS encoding DUF4232 domain-containing protein, whose product MTVHTSDNRRRIIRAALTAAIAAPAVALGAVPAAAQSTTDAGSASDDIRWCRSDDFKIIENTRGAAAGTVYIEFAMIRIGGEGEANKPRQEPCLLDDRFGVHWIDDYQGDRVGAWAEYTEPNREPFVLEPEGVALMTLAQPSHGNYDPEVCEPSRVAGIQVYLGFHETGGGVYAPTGGKDTVCANPDVGAPRIHSVVKSPY is encoded by the coding sequence ATGACCGTTCACACGTCCGACAACCGACGACGGATCATCCGCGCTGCGCTGACCGCGGCGATCGCCGCACCCGCTGTTGCCCTCGGCGCCGTACCGGCGGCGGCCCAGTCCACCACCGACGCGGGATCCGCATCGGACGACATCCGCTGGTGTAGATCCGACGACTTCAAGATCATCGAGAATACGCGCGGAGCCGCGGCCGGCACCGTCTACATCGAGTTCGCAATGATCAGAATCGGCGGCGAGGGCGAGGCCAACAAACCCCGCCAGGAGCCGTGCCTGTTGGACGACCGGTTCGGCGTGCACTGGATCGACGACTACCAAGGGGACCGCGTCGGCGCCTGGGCCGAGTACACCGAGCCCAACCGCGAGCCCTTCGTCCTGGAGCCCGAGGGGGTCGCGCTGATGACCCTGGCCCAGCCCAGTCACGGGAACTACGATCCCGAGGTCTGCGAGCCGAGCCGGGTCGCCGGAATCCAGGTTTACCTGGGCTTCCACGAGACGGGCGGCGGAGTCTACGCCCCGACCGGGGGCAAGGACACCGTCTGCGCCAACCCTGACGTGGGGGCGCCCCGCATCCACAGCGTCGTCAAGTCCCCGTACTGA
- a CDS encoding chaplin family protein: protein MMRKKLSTTAYATLLTAGLVVAAPVPAFAGPETSGSGGVASGNQVSVPADVEAKICGNSVAALGISKAKCKEVAKVLYASSDEGGAKTDGSGGIGSGNQIIMPVDAAVEVCGNSAAVAGVSKAKCVKVVKGVASSSKNEGAETDGSGGIGSGNQIIIPVDVAVEVCGNSVAVGGASKADCTKVVKAMSSSSDNEGAETDGSGGIASGNQVIVPADVAVEICGNAVSAVGVAKADCIKKISDGKGGDDGDNGNGDDNGSDDNGGDNGNGDDNGNGGDNGSDNGDDKGKDNGKGSDDKADNGAESPDEGAESGEDAEVDLVADDKNASGGLPVTGAALGGLVAAGIAALGGGAAAMRFARKRKAAADTDAEV, encoded by the coding sequence ATGATGCGTAAGAAGCTCTCCACCACCGCCTACGCGACTCTGCTCACCGCGGGCCTGGTCGTCGCGGCACCCGTCCCCGCTTTCGCCGGCCCCGAGACCAGCGGTTCCGGTGGTGTGGCCAGCGGCAACCAGGTCAGCGTCCCGGCGGACGTCGAGGCCAAGATCTGCGGCAACTCCGTCGCCGCGCTGGGTATCTCCAAGGCCAAGTGCAAGGAGGTCGCCAAGGTCCTCTACGCCTCCTCCGACGAGGGGGGCGCCAAGACCGACGGCTCCGGTGGCATCGGCAGCGGCAACCAGATCATCATGCCGGTCGACGCGGCCGTCGAGGTCTGCGGCAACTCTGCCGCCGTGGCCGGCGTCTCCAAGGCCAAGTGCGTCAAGGTGGTCAAGGGCGTGGCCTCCTCCTCGAAGAACGAGGGCGCGGAGACCGACGGCTCCGGTGGCATCGGCAGCGGCAACCAGATCATCATCCCCGTGGACGTCGCCGTCGAGGTCTGCGGCAACTCCGTCGCGGTCGGCGGGGCCTCGAAGGCCGACTGCACCAAGGTGGTCAAGGCCATGTCCTCGTCCTCGGACAACGAGGGCGCGGAGACCGACGGCTCCGGTGGCATCGCCAGCGGTAACCAGGTCATCGTCCCGGCCGACGTCGCCGTCGAGATCTGCGGCAACGCCGTCTCCGCTGTGGGAGTCGCGAAGGCCGACTGCATCAAGAAGATCTCCGACGGCAAGGGCGGTGACGACGGGGACAACGGCAACGGGGACGACAACGGCTCCGACGACAACGGCGGGGACAACGGCAACGGGGACGACAACGGCAACGGCGGGGACAACGGCTCCGACAACGGCGACGACAAGGGCAAGGACAACGGCAAGGGCTCCGACGACAAGGCCGACAACGGCGCGGAGAGCCCGGACGAGGGCGCCGAGTCGGGCGAGGACGCTGAGGTCGACCTGGTCGCCGACGACAAGAACGCCAGCGGGGGCCTGCCGGTGACCGGTGCCGCGCTCGGCGGCCTGGTGGCCGCTGGCATCGCGGCCCTCGGCGGTGGCGCCGCCGCCATGCGGTTCGCCCGCAAGCGCAAGGCCGCGGCCGACACCGACGCCGAGGTGTAA
- a CDS encoding ArsR/SmtB family transcription factor has translation MSLLPQPARSELRLSTVLNVLADPVRLRLLACLSEDHELDSERRCAVEEWSVAVHKSTLSHHFRLLREAGVTSTRLDGRKRWVRLRYDDLEARFPGLIPSILAALPEELERARAERAA, from the coding sequence ATGTCCCTGCTGCCCCAACCGGCCCGGAGTGAGCTCAGGCTCTCCACCGTCCTGAACGTCCTCGCCGACCCGGTGCGCCTCCGGCTCCTCGCCTGCCTGTCCGAGGACCACGAGCTCGACTCCGAGCGCCGCTGCGCGGTGGAGGAGTGGAGCGTGGCCGTGCACAAGTCGACGCTGTCACACCACTTCCGGCTGCTCCGTGAAGCGGGCGTGACCTCGACCCGGCTCGACGGCCGCAAGAGGTGGGTCCGACTGCGCTATGACGACCTGGAAGCACGCTTCCCCGGCTTGATTCCGTCCATCCTGGCCGCACTACCCGAAGAGCTGGAGCGGGCGCGAGCGGAGCGCGCGGCGTGA
- a CDS encoding SURF1 family cytochrome oxidase biogenesis protein → MFRVLFSSRMLAFHALVLLVVPSFIWLGFWQLGRWEEKQAAANLQQANIESAPVPVEKLTEVGTDVARDDRWKPVEATGTYDAEHELLVRNRNGSRGVGLYVLTPLVTDDGPALLVNRGWVPMPATATAQPDVPPPPTGEVTVTGRIQYSETPENTGIRERGGLPEGQIMIIDVDKIAADLPYPVYGGFAELTDQDPPSDPAPERVAAPETNMGMNLSYAVQWWVFTAVAIIGWIFLMRRELRDARTAEQNPPGDGASVNATRGSDTHDDAAEPPSDTPVRTESRS, encoded by the coding sequence GTGTTCCGGGTTCTCTTCTCATCGCGCATGCTGGCGTTCCACGCGCTGGTGCTGTTGGTCGTGCCGTCGTTCATCTGGCTGGGCTTCTGGCAGCTCGGCCGGTGGGAGGAGAAGCAGGCGGCGGCCAACCTGCAGCAGGCCAACATCGAGTCGGCCCCGGTCCCCGTCGAGAAGCTGACCGAGGTCGGCACGGACGTCGCCCGTGACGACCGGTGGAAGCCCGTCGAGGCCACCGGCACATACGACGCGGAACACGAGCTCCTGGTGCGCAACCGCAACGGCTCACGGGGCGTCGGCCTGTACGTCCTCACCCCGCTGGTGACCGATGACGGCCCCGCTCTCCTCGTGAACCGCGGCTGGGTGCCGATGCCGGCCACGGCCACCGCCCAGCCCGATGTTCCGCCCCCGCCCACGGGGGAGGTCACGGTCACCGGCAGGATCCAGTACAGCGAGACCCCGGAGAACACGGGCATCCGCGAACGCGGAGGCCTCCCCGAGGGGCAGATCATGATCATCGACGTCGACAAGATCGCCGCCGACCTGCCCTACCCCGTCTACGGCGGCTTCGCCGAACTCACTGACCAGGACCCTCCGTCCGACCCGGCCCCGGAACGCGTCGCCGCTCCCGAGACCAACATGGGGATGAATCTGTCCTACGCGGTGCAGTGGTGGGTCTTCACCGCCGTCGCCATCATCGGCTGGATCTTCCTCATGCGCCGCGAACTCCGCGATGCCCGGACCGCCGAGCAGAATCCGCCGGGTGACGGAGCATCCGTGAACGCGACCCGTGGATCCGATACGCACGACGATGCGGCCGAACCACCGTCGGACACGCCCGTGCGCACCGAATCCCGGAGTTGA
- a CDS encoding OmpA family protein, translating into MARTFHRRRTLRAVALLAAGSVLLGGCSITGDVSSWFGDGSGPPKVEEDFPYTKEGRIFQDTGQDARMRFSINGLERTPDYTVMYYDVEYIDDIRGGNRNLAMPDTLVDPITGRVYREYLDEEGLKYGSVSPGPKGLYPVFDGVANEYRRYFPPIPEEVKQVTFVGSGLGAMTGIPIQDVDKERPDPEDPNGKDHLTPSDPPPAGENLTFENRRPDDDAVADQGAVESFVDSEIASTTRDGDKETIALHSDVMFDFDKSDLTDEAEEVVRQAAASLANNVDPDDREITVIGHTDGIGTHDYNDKLSLRRAENVRKLLREEIGSGYTYKVEGHGKREPIAREGGPDDEQARARNRRVEFSYKVDRSTDPVEDEADDDGLGVAERSVGWPAPFTDDNGAVAATAEKDGVQLDVYPLRRDGAYVIGTVELTNTTREPVSPDMGGADAVQAGGPEKFSKGTLGGFQLVDPETKLVRYVAQMNFGDDKYSGFAEDVHELQPGKPYELVAVFPAPPESVEELTLRAGPFGELPEIPIEQR; encoded by the coding sequence ATGGCGCGGACATTTCATAGGCGGCGGACACTGCGGGCCGTCGCGCTGCTGGCCGCGGGCAGCGTTCTGCTCGGCGGGTGCAGCATCACCGGCGACGTCTCCTCGTGGTTCGGTGACGGCTCCGGGCCGCCGAAGGTCGAGGAGGACTTCCCCTACACCAAGGAAGGGCGGATATTCCAGGACACGGGCCAGGACGCGCGGATGCGCTTCTCGATCAACGGTCTGGAGCGCACGCCCGACTACACGGTCATGTACTACGACGTGGAGTACATCGACGACATCCGGGGCGGCAACCGCAACCTCGCCATGCCCGACACCCTCGTCGACCCGATCACCGGGCGGGTGTACCGCGAGTACCTGGATGAGGAGGGCCTGAAGTACGGATCGGTCAGCCCCGGCCCCAAGGGGCTGTATCCCGTGTTCGACGGGGTCGCCAATGAGTACCGGCGCTACTTCCCGCCCATCCCCGAGGAGGTCAAGCAGGTGACCTTTGTCGGCAGCGGCCTGGGGGCGATGACCGGGATCCCGATCCAGGACGTGGACAAGGAGCGGCCCGACCCGGAGGACCCCAACGGCAAGGACCACCTCACCCCCTCCGACCCCCCGCCCGCCGGAGAGAACCTCACGTTCGAGAACCGGAGGCCGGACGACGACGCCGTCGCCGACCAGGGCGCGGTGGAGAGCTTTGTCGACTCCGAGATCGCTTCGACCACGCGCGATGGCGACAAGGAGACCATCGCGCTCCACTCCGACGTCATGTTCGATTTCGACAAGTCGGACCTCACCGACGAGGCCGAGGAGGTCGTGCGCCAGGCTGCCGCCTCGCTGGCCAACAACGTCGACCCCGACGACCGCGAGATCACCGTCATCGGGCACACCGACGGCATCGGCACCCACGACTACAACGACAAGCTCTCCCTGCGGCGCGCCGAAAACGTGCGCAAGCTGCTGCGGGAGGAGATCGGCAGCGGATACACCTACAAGGTGGAGGGGCACGGCAAGCGGGAGCCGATCGCGCGCGAAGGCGGCCCCGACGACGAGCAGGCGCGGGCCCGCAACCGCCGGGTGGAGTTCTCCTACAAGGTCGACCGGTCCACGGATCCCGTGGAGGACGAGGCCGATGACGACGGCCTGGGCGTCGCGGAGCGCAGTGTCGGCTGGCCCGCGCCGTTCACCGACGACAACGGCGCGGTCGCCGCGACCGCGGAGAAGGACGGCGTGCAGCTGGACGTCTACCCGCTGCGCCGTGACGGCGCCTATGTCATCGGGACGGTGGAGCTGACCAACACGACCCGTGAGCCGGTCTCGCCGGATATGGGTGGAGCGGACGCGGTGCAGGCCGGCGGCCCGGAGAAGTTCAGCAAGGGGACCCTGGGCGGGTTCCAGCTGGTGGATCCCGAGACCAAGCTGGTGCGCTACGTCGCGCAGATGAACTTCGGCGACGACAAGTACAGCGGGTTCGCCGAAGACGTGCATGAGCTCCAGCCGGGCAAGCCCTACGAGCTCGTCGCGGTGTTCCCCGCTCCGCCGGAGAGCGTCGAGGAGCTGACCCTGCGGGCCGGACCCTTCGGCGAACTTCCGGAGATCCCGATCGAGCAGCGGTAG
- a CDS encoding phosphoribosyl-ATP diphosphatase, translated as MKTFEELFAELSEKAETRPEGSGTVAQLDAGVHAIGKKVVEEAAEVWMAAEYESDEAAAEEISQLLYHLQVLMLARGLRLEDVYKHL; from the coding sequence ATGAAGACCTTCGAAGAGCTGTTCGCCGAGCTGTCCGAGAAGGCCGAGACCCGCCCCGAGGGGTCGGGAACGGTGGCCCAACTCGACGCCGGCGTGCATGCCATCGGCAAGAAGGTCGTCGAGGAGGCCGCGGAGGTCTGGATGGCCGCCGAGTACGAATCCGACGAGGCCGCCGCCGAAGAGATTTCCCAACTCCTCTACCACCTCCAGGTCCTGATGCTGGCCCGCGGCCTGCGCCTGGAGGACGTCTACAAGCATCTGTAG
- a CDS encoding Clp protease N-terminal domain-containing protein, with protein MFERFTDEARRVTVGAQAEARELGHRSIGTGHLLLALMAEDAGTGTRALRDHSGDLDELREGVRRTASDAAPRRRGILPIAHIPFSKDAKKALELSLRYAIHFGHQTITAGHLLLGTLRVEEGAAVRVLTDAGVDLGALRATTERLTKEANG; from the coding sequence ATGTTCGAGCGATTCACCGACGAAGCCCGCCGGGTCACCGTCGGCGCCCAGGCGGAGGCACGCGAGCTGGGACACCGCAGCATCGGCACCGGGCATCTGCTGCTGGCGCTCATGGCCGAGGACGCCGGGACCGGGACGCGTGCGCTGCGCGATCACAGCGGGGACCTCGACGAGCTGCGCGAAGGCGTGCGGCGAACCGCCTCCGACGCCGCGCCGCGGCGTCGCGGCATCCTGCCGATCGCGCACATCCCCTTCTCCAAGGACGCGAAGAAGGCCCTGGAGCTGTCGCTGCGCTACGCGATCCACTTCGGGCACCAGACCATCACCGCGGGACACCTACTGCTGGGGACGCTGCGTGTCGAGGAAGGAGCCGCCGTGCGCGTCCTCACCGACGCCGGGGTGGATCTCGGCGCCCTGCGCGCGACGACCGAGCGGCTCACCAAGGAGGCGAACGGGTGA
- the lpdA gene encoding dihydrolipoyl dehydrogenase, with the protein MGQHFDLVVLGAGPGGYVAAIRASQLGMQVAVVEEKYWGGVCLNVGCIPSKALLRNAELAHLFTNEAATFGIEVEGSVRFDYAKAYQRSRKVADGRVKGVHYLMKKNAITEFTGRGTFTSDHTLSVSSESGETATLTFDHAVIATGASAKLLPGTSLSERVVTFEEQILTEELPESAIVAGAGAVGIEFAYVLRNYGVEVTMVEFLDRMAPTEDADVSAELARQYKRLGVEVMTSTRVESVEDTGEKVRAEVTAADGSRRTLEADKLLQAIGFAPNVEGYGLEKTGVKVTERGAIDIDSRGRTSVPHIYAIGDVTAKLMLAHTAEAMGIVAVETIADAETMEIDYRMIPRATYCQPQIASFGYTEAEAREAGFDVQVAKFPFTANGKAHGLGDSRGFVKLLSDGKYGEIIGAHMIGPEVTELLPELTLAQQWDLTVHEVSRNIHAHPSLSEAVKEAVHGLAGHMINF; encoded by the coding sequence ATGGGACAGCACTTCGACCTGGTTGTTCTGGGCGCGGGCCCCGGCGGCTACGTGGCCGCGATCCGGGCGTCGCAGTTGGGCATGCAAGTCGCGGTCGTCGAGGAGAAGTACTGGGGCGGCGTCTGCCTCAACGTGGGCTGTATCCCGTCCAAGGCGCTGCTGCGCAACGCCGAGCTCGCCCACTTGTTCACCAACGAGGCCGCGACGTTCGGGATCGAGGTCGAGGGCAGTGTGCGCTTCGACTACGCCAAGGCCTATCAGCGCAGCAGAAAAGTGGCCGACGGCCGGGTCAAGGGCGTTCACTACCTGATGAAGAAGAACGCCATCACCGAGTTCACCGGGCGGGGGACGTTCACCAGCGACCACACCCTTAGCGTGAGCTCGGAGAGCGGCGAGACGGCCACCCTCACCTTCGACCACGCCGTCATCGCCACCGGGGCCTCTGCCAAGCTGCTTCCCGGCACATCCCTGTCCGAGCGGGTGGTCACCTTCGAGGAGCAGATTCTCACCGAGGAGCTTCCGGAGAGCGCCATCGTCGCGGGGGCCGGGGCGGTCGGGATCGAGTTCGCCTACGTGCTGCGCAACTACGGCGTCGAGGTGACCATGGTCGAGTTCCTCGACCGGATGGCGCCGACCGAGGACGCCGACGTCTCCGCCGAGCTGGCCCGGCAGTACAAGCGCCTCGGTGTGGAGGTCATGACCTCCACCCGGGTGGAGTCCGTCGAGGACACCGGCGAGAAGGTCCGCGCCGAGGTCACGGCGGCCGACGGGAGCCGCCGCACGCTGGAGGCCGACAAGCTCCTCCAAGCCATCGGCTTCGCGCCGAACGTCGAGGGCTACGGGCTGGAGAAGACCGGGGTGAAGGTCACCGAGCGGGGTGCCATCGACATCGACTCCCGGGGGCGGACCAGCGTGCCGCACATCTACGCCATCGGTGACGTCACGGCCAAGCTGATGCTCGCCCACACCGCCGAGGCCATGGGCATCGTGGCGGTCGAGACCATCGCCGACGCCGAGACGATGGAGATCGACTACCGGATGATCCCGCGCGCCACCTACTGCCAGCCGCAGATCGCCTCCTTCGGCTACACGGAGGCCGAGGCACGGGAGGCCGGGTTCGACGTGCAGGTCGCGAAGTTCCCGTTCACGGCCAACGGCAAGGCGCACGGGCTCGGCGACTCGCGCGGCTTCGTCAAGCTCCTCTCGGACGGCAAGTACGGGGAGATCATCGGCGCCCACATGATCGGCCCCGAGGTCACCGAGCTGCTCCCCGAACTGACACTGGCCCAGCAGTGGGACCTCACCGTCCACGAGGTCTCCCGCAACATCCACGCCCACCCGTCGCTCAGCGAGGCGGTGAAGGAGGCGGTCCACGGCCTGGCCGGACACATGATCAACTTCTGA
- a CDS encoding SDR family NAD(P)-dependent oxidoreductase, with the protein MSGSRNPRTAVVTGASTGIGEEYARKLAERGYALVLVARRAEAIERLAAELSERHGIDARTLPADLTDDADLAQVEERLSADGTGDDAPIDLLINNAGRGEGGTFTKMDPDTIDAMLSLNVRAVLRLARAVLPAQIARREAGEHGAPLGVINVASVAGELTVNPHGSVYGGSKKFVTLWSESVALEVAKHGVHVTVVLPGYVRTDMTRDVQDKGLPDFAWIPKERIVRDSLRAWAGGRTKVVPGAQYKAADNLLRVIPRSVFKSVARRFG; encoded by the coding sequence ATGAGCGGATCGCGCAATCCTCGAACGGCAGTGGTCACCGGTGCGTCGACCGGGATCGGTGAGGAGTACGCCCGCAAGCTCGCCGAACGCGGGTACGCGCTCGTCCTCGTCGCCCGCCGGGCCGAGGCCATCGAGCGGCTCGCCGCCGAGCTGAGCGAGCGCCACGGGATCGACGCGCGCACGCTCCCCGCCGACCTCACCGACGACGCCGACCTGGCCCAGGTGGAGGAGCGGCTCAGTGCCGACGGCACAGGGGACGACGCTCCGATCGACCTGCTGATCAACAACGCGGGTCGAGGCGAGGGCGGGACGTTCACCAAGATGGACCCCGACACCATCGACGCCATGCTCTCCCTCAACGTCCGCGCTGTCCTGCGCCTCGCCCGCGCGGTGCTGCCGGCCCAGATCGCCCGCCGCGAAGCGGGCGAGCACGGCGCGCCGCTCGGCGTGATCAACGTGGCGTCGGTCGCCGGCGAGCTGACGGTCAATCCGCACGGCTCGGTCTACGGCGGCAGCAAGAAGTTCGTCACGCTGTGGAGCGAGAGCGTCGCCCTGGAAGTCGCCAAGCACGGCGTGCACGTGACGGTCGTGCTCCCCGGCTATGTGCGCACCGACATGACCCGCGATGTTCAGGACAAGGGGCTGCCCGACTTCGCGTGGATCCCCAAGGAGCGCATCGTCCGCGACTCCCTGCGCGCTTGGGCGGGCGGCCGCACGAAGGTCGTCCCCGGCGCCCAGTACAAGGCCGCCGACAACCTGCTCCGCGTCATCCCGCGCAGCGTGTTCAAGTCGGTGGCGCGCAGGTTCGGCTGA
- the hisG gene encoding ATP phosphoribosyltransferase encodes MKDYLRIAVPNKGQLSEPASAMLREAGYRQRKDSRDLVLVDPDNETEFFFLRPKDIAVYVGEGILQAGITGRDMTLDSQAPVDEVLPLGFGGSTFRFAARDGASMKLEDLRGKRIATSFDGLLRSYLADRGIDARVIHLDGAVESSIQLGVADAVADVVSTGTTLRQAGLEIFGDPILQSEAVLIRQRDADDDPKIEQLLRRLRGVLVARDYVMMDYDVHAERLDDAVALTPGMEGPTVSPLHREGWVAVRAMVPRRDAQRIMDDLWGIGARAILVTDIYACRL; translated from the coding sequence ATGAAGGACTACCTCCGTATCGCCGTGCCCAATAAGGGCCAGCTCTCCGAGCCCGCCAGCGCCATGCTCCGCGAGGCCGGATACCGCCAGCGCAAGGACTCGCGCGACCTCGTCCTGGTCGACCCGGACAACGAGACCGAGTTCTTCTTCCTCCGTCCCAAGGACATCGCCGTCTACGTCGGCGAGGGGATCCTGCAGGCCGGGATCACCGGCCGGGACATGACGCTCGACTCCCAGGCGCCCGTCGACGAGGTGCTGCCGCTGGGCTTCGGCGGCTCCACCTTCCGCTTCGCGGCGCGCGACGGCGCGTCCATGAAGCTGGAGGACCTGCGGGGCAAGCGCATCGCGACGTCGTTCGACGGTCTGCTCCGCTCCTACCTGGCGGACCGCGGCATCGACGCCCGGGTCATCCACCTCGACGGCGCCGTGGAGAGCTCCATCCAGCTGGGTGTGGCCGACGCCGTGGCCGACGTCGTGTCCACCGGTACGACGCTCCGCCAGGCCGGGCTGGAGATCTTCGGCGACCCGATCCTGCAGTCCGAGGCCGTCCTGATCCGGCAGCGCGACGCCGACGACGACCCCAAGATCGAGCAGCTGCTGCGTCGTCTGCGCGGGGTCCTCGTCGCCCGCGACTACGTGATGATGGACTACGACGTACACGCCGAACGGCTGGACGACGCCGTCGCGCTCACCCCCGGCATGGAGGGCCCGACCGTCTCGCCGCTGCACCGCGAGGGCTGGGTCGCCGTGCGCGCCATGGTCCCGCGCCGCGACGCCCAGCGGATCATGGACGACCTGTGGGGGATCGGCGCACGCGCCATCCTCGTCACCGACATCTACGCCTGCCGCCTTTAG
- a CDS encoding class I SAM-dependent methyltransferase: MTDDPNTASPPPSATVRVARRAADADESARASRTWWEDAADAYQAEHGGFLGDDAFVWGPEGLDEARARLLGKPEELRGARVLEVGCGAGQCARWLRSQGVGEVVGIDVSYRQLQHARRIDEQIGAAVTVAQADAQRLPFADGSFDVVCSAYGGFPFVPDAAAALAESARVLRPGGRLAFSVSHPIRWCFPDDPTEAGLVACDSYFDRRAYVEEDDAGRAIYVEHHHTLGDWVRSIATAGLYLRDLVEPEWPEDNEQTWGGWSPLRGRIIPGTAIFVAEKPPVP; this comes from the coding sequence ATGACCGATGACCCGAACACAGCTAGCCCGCCCCCGTCCGCGACCGTCCGGGTGGCGCGGCGGGCGGCGGATGCCGACGAGAGTGCTCGGGCCAGCCGCACCTGGTGGGAGGACGCGGCCGACGCGTACCAGGCCGAGCACGGGGGATTCCTCGGCGACGACGCGTTCGTGTGGGGGCCGGAGGGCCTTGACGAGGCGCGGGCCCGGCTGCTCGGGAAACCGGAGGAGCTGCGCGGAGCCCGCGTCCTCGAAGTCGGGTGCGGGGCCGGGCAATGCGCCCGGTGGCTACGGAGCCAGGGTGTGGGCGAGGTCGTCGGGATCGATGTGTCGTACCGCCAGCTGCAGCACGCGCGGCGGATCGACGAGCAGATCGGGGCGGCGGTGACCGTGGCGCAGGCCGACGCCCAGCGCCTCCCGTTCGCCGACGGCTCCTTCGACGTGGTCTGCTCCGCCTACGGCGGGTTCCCGTTCGTCCCTGACGCCGCGGCCGCGCTGGCCGAGAGCGCGCGGGTGCTGCGCCCGGGCGGCCGACTGGCGTTCTCGGTGAGCCACCCGATCCGGTGGTGCTTCCCCGACGACCCCACCGAGGCCGGGCTGGTCGCCTGCGACTCCTACTTCGATCGGCGCGCCTACGTCGAAGAGGACGACGCGGGCCGTGCCATCTACGTCGAGCACCACCACACCCTCGGCGACTGGGTGCGCTCCATCGCCACCGCCGGACTTTACCTGCGCGACCTCGTCGAACCCGAGTGGCCCGAGGACAACGAGCAGACGTGGGGTGGCTGGAGCCCGCTGCGCGGCCGCATCATCCCCGGCACCGCCATCTTCGTCGCCGAGAAACCGCCGGTGCCGTAG
- a CDS encoding class I SAM-dependent methyltransferase: MAPTQSFSDPFSLDTRLRDTGLFFREAFRTFRATGAVLPSGPVLANHLARFVAEREDPTAPLRIMEAGSGTGPVSRAIAAAMQPGDALDLVETNPEFATYLRGLLETDPALSRVAEQSTVHQAPVTDLGTDREYDVIVSGLPFANFTAEEVREIFDYYFTVLRPGGHLSFFGYLYTKEIKAIVASRHDYLRQAQSSWVVEEWVNRYGIESKRVLPNIPPAWIHHLRKPAKD; the protein is encoded by the coding sequence ATGGCACCGACCCAGAGCTTCTCCGATCCGTTCAGCCTTGATACCCGCCTGCGCGACACCGGTCTGTTTTTCCGAGAGGCATTCCGTACCTTCCGGGCGACCGGAGCGGTTCTCCCCAGCGGGCCGGTGCTCGCGAACCATCTGGCGAGATTCGTTGCCGAGCGCGAGGACCCGACCGCTCCGCTGCGCATCATGGAGGCGGGCTCGGGGACCGGCCCTGTGTCCCGCGCCATCGCCGCCGCCATGCAGCCCGGCGACGCCCTCGATCTCGTGGAGACCAACCCGGAGTTCGCCACCTACCTCCGGGGCCTGCTGGAGACCGACCCGGCCCTGTCCCGGGTCGCCGAGCAGTCGACGGTCCACCAGGCGCCGGTCACCGACCTGGGAACCGACCGGGAGTACGACGTGATCGTCTCCGGCCTCCCCTTCGCCAACTTCACGGCGGAGGAGGTGCGGGAGATCTTCGACTACTACTTCACCGTGCTGCGCCCCGGCGGCCACCTCTCCTTCTTCGGCTACCTCTACACGAAGGAGATCAAGGCCATCGTCGCGTCGCGCCATGACTACCTGCGCCAGGCCCAGTCCAGCTGGGTGGTGGAGGAGTGGGTGAACCGCTACGGCATCGAGTCCAAGCGGGTCCTACCCAACATCCCCCCGGCGTGGATCCACCACCTGCGCAAACCCGCGAAAGACTAG